The following are encoded in a window of Corythoichthys intestinalis isolate RoL2023-P3 chromosome 8, ASM3026506v1, whole genome shotgun sequence genomic DNA:
- the helt gene encoding hairy and enhancer of split-related protein helt — protein sequence MASKMKERKRTPISHKVIEKRRRDRINRCLNELGKTVPMALAKQNSGKLEKAEILEMTVQYLRALHSADFPRGREKGELLTEFANYFHYGYHECMKNLVHYLTTEDRAETKDIKYARILAFLQSKSRAVTEPVFASAASGPEPSDYLGHQLHSSPEHQSHSPAETAAYQQPNPAGHLAWHSAARGPAISYQPAVALSAHAPQHGGYLSPVQGLEHHHYFNLIGHAHHNTFTLHSAQHAM from the exons aTGGCATCCAAAATGAAAGAACGAAAG AGAACGCCCATATCTCACAAAGTGATTGAAAAACGAAGACGAGATCGGATCAATCGTTGCCTCAACGAGTTGGGCAAAACGGTCCCGATGGCGCTCGCCAAACAG AACTCTGGGAAGCTGGAGAAGGCTGAAATATTGGAAATGACAGTTCAGTATTTGAGGGCGCTCCACTCTGCAGATTTCCCAAGAGGGAGAGAAAAGG GGGAGTTGCTGACTGAGTTCGCCAACTACTTTCACTACGGCTACCACGAGTGCATGAAGAACCTGGTCCACTATCTGACTACAGAGGACCGAGCCGAGACCAAAGACATAAAATACGCGCGCATCCTTGCCTTCCTGCAGTCTAAATCCCGCGCGGTCACGGAGCCAGTGTTCGCTTCGGCCGCATCCGGACCCGAACCGTCGGACTATCTAGGCCATCAGCTGCACTCATCTCCGGAGCATCAGAGCCACAGCCCCGCGGAGACCGCGGCATACCAGCAGCCGAATCCGGCGGGACACTTGGCTTGGCACAGCGCGGCACGCGGCCCTGCCATCTCGTACCAGCCCGCTGTGGCGTTGAGTGCGCACGCACCGCAGCACGGTGGCTACTTGTCGCCGGTGCAGGGACTCGAACATCATCACTACTTCAACCTGATAGGCCACGCGCACCACAACACTTTCACTTTGCACAGTGCGCAACATGCAATGTAA